A segment of the Babesia microti strain RI chromosome II, complete genome genome:
ATCTCATTATGGATACTAAAAATTCAACATTATCAGTTATGACCCCATAGTCATTAGTTCGGTATCACTTACATGTAACAGAAGCACAATATAGTGGCATACAGCTCACTAGTGGCTATTTCTTATGTATAGCCACACTGGCTATcttatatttatatccaCAGCAGTCACTTTCCATTATCATAAATTAcctaaaaatttataattgctCCTCTTCAATATATTCGATTTATTTTCCCTACTTTCCACATTTTCCCTATCATTTCTGTTGAAATATTTCCCTTccttaaaattatattttcatctaCTTCTCTTTATGAATAATTCCATTTCACTCATCACCCATACGATTACTCTTCCCCTTTCCTCCCTTCGTTTTATCTCATTGTATTTACTCGTCTCTTTTCAACCATTTTTATCtcattcaaaatttatattcccCCTTCTGTTTCACTTCTTTACCTTTGCTCAAATTATAATCCTTTTTACCTGATCCCAATTTCTTCCCCTTTGTCATTTCAACCACAAATTTGCTCTTCCAATCCTTAAAACCATCGGTATTCCCGTATCCATCCTTTTTCATCTTACTTACGCCAGTATAAGCatcattatttgtaatttgcAACAGGTTGATGTCTATGGGTTCGTTACTCCATTCAGAAATTATGTTTTCCAAGTCATCTTCATCATCTTCACCCTCATCACCATTTCCAAATTCACTCAGGAAGTTTTCTAAATCCTTATCACCATTACTACTAAAACTTTCCTCCAATCGTTTATCATTTAGTCTACAATACGTGTTGTTTACTATAATGCCCAGCAATATTAGTTTGTATAGTTCCATTAT
Coding sequences within it:
- a CDS encoding hypothetical protein (overlaps_old_locusTagID:BBM_II01265), whose amino-acid sequence is MELYKLILLGIIVNNTYCRLNDKRLEESFSSNGDKDLENFLSEFGNGDEGEDDEDDLENIISEWSNEPIDINLLQITNNDAYTGVSKMKKDGYGNTDGFKDWKSKFVVEMTKGKKLGSGKKDYNLSKGKEVKQKGEYKF